A region of Clostridium acetobutylicum ATCC 824 DNA encodes the following proteins:
- a CDS encoding glycosyltransferase family 2 protein encodes MYNTVVYSIVVPLYNEELVIDENYMRLKKIMDSLKENYEIMYVNDGSKDSTMNKVEKICEKDKRIKLVNFSRNFGHQCAISAGMELSAGDAIIVIDADLQDPPEVIPQMIDKWKDGYDVVYGKRLKRKGESFLKKFTAKIFYRLLRSITNIDIPVDTGDFRLIDRKVCDTLSSLPERNRYVRGLVSWVGFKQTFVEFTRQERFAGASKYPLKKMLKLAFDGITSFSYKPLVASTYLGGLMFLLGLLAFIYVTAKNLYSHKTILTLGLILAINLCMFGLIFIILGILGQYIGRISDESKARPNYIIASTINYKENIKEVEPSEVKLN; translated from the coding sequence TTGTATAATACGGTGGTTTATTCTATAGTGGTTCCTTTGTATAACGAAGAACTTGTCATTGATGAAAACTACATGAGATTAAAAAAAATAATGGATTCTCTTAAGGAAAATTATGAAATCATGTATGTAAATGATGGCAGTAAGGACTCCACAATGAATAAAGTTGAAAAAATATGTGAAAAGGATAAAAGAATTAAGCTTGTAAACTTTTCAAGAAATTTTGGACATCAATGCGCAATATCGGCCGGTATGGAACTCTCAGCAGGAGATGCTATTATTGTAATAGATGCAGATCTTCAAGACCCACCTGAGGTAATTCCACAAATGATTGATAAATGGAAAGATGGCTATGATGTGGTATATGGAAAGAGACTCAAAAGAAAAGGCGAATCCTTCCTAAAAAAATTTACGGCTAAAATATTTTACAGATTACTAAGAAGCATTACTAACATAGATATCCCTGTAGATACTGGAGATTTTAGATTAATCGATAGAAAGGTTTGTGACACCTTATCATCTCTTCCTGAAAGAAACAGATATGTACGTGGTCTTGTTAGTTGGGTTGGTTTTAAACAAACCTTTGTTGAATTTACACGGCAAGAAAGATTTGCTGGCGCTTCAAAGTATCCTCTTAAAAAAATGCTAAAGTTGGCCTTTGATGGTATAACTTCATTTTCATATAAGCCTCTTGTAGCTTCCACTTATTTAGGTGGATTAATGTTTTTACTCGGATTACTTGCCTTCATATATGTAACTGCCAAAAACCTTTATAGTCATAAAACAATTTTAACTCTCGGACTTATTCTAGCTATTAATCTTTGCATGTTTGGTCTAATTTTTATTATCCTTGGAATACTCGGTCAATACATTGGAAGAATTTCTGATGAAAGTAAAGCTAGACCTAACTATATAATTGCTAGCACAATAAATTATAAAGAGAACATTAAGGAAGTTGAACCAAGTGAGGTGAAGTTAAATTGA
- a CDS encoding winged helix-turn-helix transcriptional regulator, with product MNENNKKQSSISCEICPLVHTFDVIGGKWRIPIIWQLSVNKSMRYNEIKRSLPKITNIMLTRSLQSLEQYGLVKRVEYNKIPPHVEYSLTDRCNDLLPALVIMNEWSKKLLKLQK from the coding sequence ATGAATGAAAACAATAAGAAACAGTCATCTATTTCTTGTGAAATATGCCCCTTAGTTCATACCTTTGATGTTATTGGAGGTAAATGGCGAATACCAATTATTTGGCAACTATCTGTTAATAAAAGTATGCGCTATAACGAGATCAAACGAAGTTTACCTAAAATTACAAATATAATGTTAACTCGTTCCTTGCAATCTTTAGAACAATATGGTCTTGTTAAAAGAGTTGAGTACAACAAAATACCACCCCATGTAGAATATTCCTTAACTGATCGATGTAATGACTTACTTCCTGCCCTTGTAATCATGAATGAGTGGAGCAAAAAGCTGCTTAAGTTACAAAAATAA
- a CDS encoding NADH:flavin oxidoreductase: MVFLKKLFTEINIKNLKIKNRVCIPPMVVPVAEDGYVTSSNVERYKELAKGGPGLIIQEATCINEDGKLAEKQIGIWSDDQVEGLRKIVDAVHEEGCPIFVQIHHAGVVGISEEPLCPSPYEFNGYGRKVVGREMTLEDIKSVQNDYIEAARRAYEAGYDGIELHGCHGYLICQFLNKRVNKRNDEYGKNPENFVIEILEGIRKVTPKEFIVGIRLGGFEPAIEDGIHYAKIFEQQGIDFLDVSYGFSNGQEINVGEDYKYSNAVYAAERIKKEVSVPVFAVDGINSGDMAEAILNETNVDLVDIARGALINPNWANDAREGKDTGKCLRCSKCAWFGLSKACPGRAIFSRNNA, translated from the coding sequence GTGGTATTTTTGAAGAAGCTATTTACTGAAATTAATATTAAAAACTTAAAGATAAAGAATCGTGTCTGTATTCCACCAATGGTTGTACCAGTAGCAGAGGATGGATATGTAACATCATCAAATGTAGAACGTTATAAGGAATTAGCTAAAGGTGGACCAGGATTAATAATTCAAGAAGCAACTTGTATTAATGAGGATGGAAAGCTGGCAGAAAAACAAATAGGAATATGGAGCGATGACCAAGTAGAAGGACTAAGAAAAATCGTTGATGCAGTTCATGAAGAAGGATGTCCAATATTTGTTCAAATACATCATGCTGGTGTTGTTGGAATATCAGAAGAGCCATTATGCCCAAGCCCTTATGAATTCAATGGATATGGTAGAAAAGTTGTTGGACGTGAAATGACTTTAGAAGACATAAAGTCAGTACAAAATGACTACATTGAAGCAGCAAGAAGAGCTTATGAAGCAGGATATGATGGTATTGAACTTCACGGATGTCATGGATATCTAATATGCCAATTTTTAAATAAAAGAGTAAACAAAAGAAATGATGAATACGGCAAAAATCCTGAAAACTTTGTAATAGAAATATTAGAAGGAATAAGAAAAGTAACACCAAAGGAATTTATTGTTGGAATCAGATTAGGTGGTTTTGAACCAGCAATAGAGGATGGAATACATTATGCAAAAATATTTGAGCAACAGGGTATAGATTTTCTGGATGTTTCTTACGGATTTTCAAATGGACAGGAAATTAATGTAGGAGAAGATTACAAATATTCTAATGCTGTTTATGCAGCTGAAAGAATTAAAAAAGAGGTTTCAGTTCCTGTATTTGCAGTTGATGGAATCAATTCAGGTGATATGGCAGAAGCAATATTAAATGAAACAAATGTGGATTTAGTAGATATAGCTAGAGGAGCACTTATAAATCCTAACTGGGCAAATGATGCTAGGGAAGGTAAGGACACTGGAAAGTGTTTAAGATGTTCAAAGTGTGCTTGGTTTGGTTTGTCTAAAGCTTGTCCAGGAAGAGCTATTTTTAGTAGAAATAATGCCTAA